The following is a genomic window from Thunnus maccoyii chromosome 13, fThuMac1.1, whole genome shotgun sequence.
CGAAAGTCTCTGCTGTCTAAATACTTCGACAGCGTTCGCTTCTCTCTGCCCTGCTGTTATTTCAGACCGCGATCCCTCCACTCGCTCGTGGACTCGTCTCCTCTGTCGAGACTTGATGTTTGGCCTGCGAACATCTAGGGTTTATGGGAAACGGTGTTTGCTAAAGGCcgctaaaaacataaatatcgGATAAAGATCaatatcagatcattttttgaGAAACTATCTAAACATATGATGTTATATACGACATACTGATGAGAAAGGCTTTGGTCTAAGGCTGGATTTTTTGTTATTAGCGTagttacaaatattttaaatgaggGATTCTGGTTTCGCTTCTGCTCTAAAAGCCGGAACGTTAACGAGAACCTGCAGGAACCCACCAGCTCAGGGTGATTTGGAAGACCACAATGTTTGCAGGGGTCGTCGTTTGGAGGTAGGTCGTCATCCGAGGATGTCGAGGAGTCCGAGTTTCGTCTTTCTCGGTTGCGGTTCCGCCTCTTTCTGCTCCGCTCGACCTTGTAGTCTTCGTCGCTgtcgtcctcctcctcgctctccTCGTCTTCGCTGGACTCCTCGTCGCTGTTTTCGTCTTCGTCTTCGGAGCCTTTCTTTTTACGGCGCGTTCGAGTGTTGGACCACCGcatcttccttctctttctccccttaaagaagaagaacatcgtcaccatcatcatcatcatcatcatctactgCCTACTTTCATAAAAGATGCTTTGAAAAGGACGTAACTGTTTCCACCTGGTGAGAAATCTTACCTTGGCTTTAGGCTGACCGTCCTGAtctgcctttttctctctcGGCTTCTTTTGAACAGTTTTCaactcctgctcctcctcttccttgtcctcttcctcctcgtttttttccttctcactCTTCTCAGCCGGCGGAGGAGCCTGCGATTTCTCCAGCTTCCTGTCGTGGATCTCTACCACCTTCGGTGTCGGTCTAGAGATCCTCGGTGATCTTCGAAGAGATCTCCCCCCGGTGTTCGTATCAGACTCTGAATCCGcttgtctctcttctctctggagTGCCGCTTTCCTCCGGTGGGCCGGAGCCTTGACCTTCCGATGGGCGACCGCCTCTTTAACATCCGATGGAACGTCGGTACCGTTCGCCACCTCCTTTTTTGTTGCAGAGTCCTCTTCTTCACTTTTGCTTTTACTTTCCTCGTCGGTTGGCTTGACGGCGTCTGGGTGGGGGCCCGGTTTCTCAGTCTTAGTTGAGGATTCACCGTCTGTTCCTTCTCTTTTGGTTGAGGTTTCGCTCTCTGTATGAGCTTGTTTCTCCTTTGTTCCGTCAGTTTTTGAGAGTTTATCTGTCGCCGAATCCTCTTTACTACTACTTTCTTTATCTCGACGTGGGAGTTTCTCACTTCCGTTTGTACGTTTTTCACTGTCGGCGtcctttttactttcttttgaTGGATTCTCTGCCTCGGTTTTATCGGGCTGTTCTTCAGTTACCTTCTCCTCTTCCGTGTCCGGCCTTTCGggttttttatcatcttttttagAGACGCTCGTCTTCTCGGCGGGGCTGGATGATTTATCTTTCCCTTCAGATGCTTCCTCTGTCGTCTTCTGTACGACTGCGTTCGTTTCGATTTCGTCATCCTCTCGTGGCTTCGTCAGATCGCGTTTTACGGCCGCCGCTTCTTCCTTCGTTGGCCTGGGCGTAGAGTCGCTTACCTTGGTGACATCACGTATCGTATTGTCTTCACAGTTGACGGTTTTCTTTATGTCTTCGGGCTTTTCTGTCTCGTCAGGCTTTTCGGCCTTTCccgtctttttcttttcaggttTGTCCGTCTTTTCAGTCGTGTCCGTCTTTTCAGGTTTGTCCGTCTTTTCAGGTTTGTCCGTCTTTTCGGGCTTGTCCGTCTTTTCGGGCTTGTCCGTCTTTTCAGGTTTGTCCGTCTTTTCGGGCTTGTCCGTCTTTTCAGTCGTGTCCGTCTTTTCGGTGTTAGTCTCGGAAGCTGCCTTGGCTTTCTCAGTTTTCTCGTCGACAGCGGGAGTCATCTCTGCGTCTTTGAGTTCTTCGTCTTGCTTCTCTGCAGGTTTACATGATTCTGATTTGTCTACCTTTTTAATAACTGACGACTCCGAACTCTCTTTAGTGTTGGATGTTTCTTCTGATTTCTCACTGATTGACGGCTTGTCGGCCTTTTTAATGACTGTAAAGCTTTGATTGACTTCTTGTGTTTCTGGAGTCTTTGTATCGTCGCCgtcttttattatttctgtctttttgatGACAGATGGTGACACACTGTTCTCAGTGTCGTCAGGTTTTTCTGCAGGATCCTTGTCTGCagactgtgtttctgttgttttaattacTCCCGGCTTCTCCTTCAGTGCGGCACTATCTGATTTCTCTACTTTACTCTCAGTTTCTTTAGCATCACTCATTTCTGTTTGCTTTACGTCCGTTACCTTTTCTGTCACCTCTGACTTCTTCGTCTCTTCTGTCTGATTTGACTCTGATGTGTCCACACAGCCTGGTTTTCCCTTTGATTTTTCTGAATCTTTTGACTCAACTTCTTTGGATTTGACCTCATGATTCAAACTGACTTTCTTCGACTCATCGGTCGTTAATGTTTTATCGGTTTCCTTTAATGCGGTGGTCTCGTCCACCGTAGAAGACTCTTTTGCATCTGCTGGTTTGGATTCTTTCGTTGTTTCATCCTCTTCGCGATTAGACGACTTCTCACGTGCGTCTTTAGGTAAAGGTGGCGACTCTGCTGTTGGTTTTGGAGGAGACTCGTGTGCTTCCCTCTTTTCTGTAGCGCTTTCCTTGTCTACCTGCATGTTTAGATCTTTCTTGTCCGAGTCTGCTCGGTGTGATGCGACCGCCTCTGTGACCTTCTCAGCGCTGGAAGCTCCATCCTTTTTATCTTTCATGCCATCTTTGTCTGTAGACGGTGAGTCATTTTCTCGGACTTCTACAGATttacctgcagctgcttcagtcGTCTGTTCTTTGTCGGCGGCGGCGGCGTCTTTCGGTGACTCGCTCGAATGACTTTTCTCTGATGTCGGCTGAACTTCGCCGTTAACGTGATCGTTTACACTCTGTGCTTTCTTTCTCTGATCAGGAGTTGCATCAGTTTTAGGAGCTTCTTTATTCTGAGAAACTGATGGATTTTGCACAATAATAGAGCTGCcgctatttttacttttttcaaagtcttcactaaacttcattcctctttttttcagaGGGATTTTGGCCTGCTGGTCGTTCTTCATCGCCTGTTGAATCTCCCCTGCGCTGTTCTTCTTGgcctcctctcctttttctgCCTTTACTGATATACAAGGTGCCTCAGAGGCGGGAGCTGGTTCACTTGTTGCTGTGCTGGATTTAGTGTCTGACACCTCCATCGGCTCTTCTTTGATGTTCTGGGCTTTTGTACCGATACTGTGATCCACTGCGGCCTTTTCTGAATTAAGTTCAGATTCGGTTTTGCCTTCGACGACGCCGTTCAGTGACGATTTGGCCTCAGACGCTTCCGATTTCAAGTCGTCTTTCTCCACGACTTCTCCGTTGCTCTCAGTCTTCGGTGAGACTGGGCGGACGGCCTTGTCGGAGTCTTTGCTGTCTTCATCTGATTCAGTCTTTGTAACGTCACCTGTAATATAAATACGTAATAAAAGAAATTAACGATTATAAATAATTCAGAAGACAGATGGGAATCTTTGTGAAGGTTTGTGTCTCATAAATATGACGCAGCAAAAACTGGGCTCCaaggtttgtttacattcaaaGGAGCTCGTTGACCTTAATTTTCATGGATGCTTGGAGGAGCTGCTGACTCCATCTGATTTTTTTCGAGGCTacgttttacatttacatatatatacatatatatggcATTTCTAGCCTTTCCTGATGGAAGTCTGAGGATCAGAGTGTGGTACAAGTTAACTGCATTCATTTGAAAGCGTGTTACAGTCTTCTGCCCGTATGAGAATGATAAAAAGTGTCATTTACTGACCAACGTCACTGGCTGGAGTTTGATTTGTAAAATAGAAATTGCTCTGTGTGCTCCGCTGTCCGCTCATCTGTTGGTAACATTATGTCTCCAGCAATCTGGACCAATTACTTTCTTCCCCCAAAAGAGAGTTGGCTGGACATTTTGTACAATAGAGCAGTGTGtgttgtagagctgcaacaattagtcatgTCAAAAGAAAATTTACCagcaattattttaataaatcgattaatcgcttcagtcatttttcaagcaaatcatacatgatagtaaatgaAACGTCcgacaaaacaaacaactatagacgtttttcacttctttttgatttttcatcaactaaacaattaattgcttaattgagaaaataaacaccagattaaatcaataatgaaattaagCGTTAGCTGCAGTCCCAGCGTGTTGGTGCTGGAGTTTTAAGTCCTCCGCTTTGCTAGTGTTAGTCTCTGGGTGAAGGTgttcacaaaaaacaacttcttcTTACAAAGCTaataattaagtaattaaatCCAAAATGTGCCTGCAGATAATGTTGATGATAATGTGTAATGTTATCAACGTCATAACAGAATTGATTTTTTGAATCTGTGAATCAATTCAGAATCACAGATGATAAGAACTGATTCTTATGTTACTtgattttctttccatctcaagaaaaatgtatataaagaatatttgtttgtttgtttgaaacatGGCATTAACCAACTAAAAAGTAGtctttggggggaaaaaaaactataaaattatattaataacCTGTAAAGAAGCAATTTCCACATGTTACATTTACCTTCTGCTTTTTTAGCCTCTTCATCTCCAGGTTTGGTTTCctgttgttgctttttcaaCAGCTCAGGATCAATTTGTGTCTTCAGCAGAGCCACGACCTCAGCCAAGTCATTTCTATCTCTAcagggaggaaagaggaggataAATATAACTACTCCATTTtcagaataaataataacacaTAGCTCCCTCTTCTCCCCGCTgagcatttacatttaaatttaatttcacaGAGCCTGCTGCGTATATCTTCCATTAAATAATAACTACTGTCTGTTTTACCTGACTATGCACTTCCACGACGACCCGTCCAGGTCGTCCTGCTCCTCCACATAAACGCGCACGTTGTCGTCCTGATCCAGTTGGAACCAATACATCTGGCCGTCTTTGTCCCGGCCGATCGGCTGCAGGCGCATTTTATCGGGGTCCTCCTCGCTGATGGCAGTTTTGaactttacattttcatcaaactGACACTCGCACAAatactggagagagagaaaaggcacagaatgttttactaaaacatTTCTCACAACATGGACATAATGATCTCTACTAGGACAAGTAACAAGTGAAATGTAATATTCTTGAGTTcagggattaaaaaaaaatatctacagATAACGACTGGAGGATTTGTAGTTTTTACCGCCAAGAAAGCAAAGCGGCAAACGTGTGTCATGATGTCACtgtcaagaaaacaaacaaacagtctaaagaaaaaatactgtatgtagataataaaaactgacaataaagcaactgatgattatttcctAATCTATGTAGGtcaaaaaatactgaaaaaaaaaacacctattACAATCTTCACaataagatattcagttaacaatgatgtaaaacggagaaaaacacaaaatcttcacattgaagaagctgaaaccagagaatgttttttgttatttttacctgaaaaatgactgaaaccaTCAATATTTctacaagcaaacacacaactgttgagctgcaacaattagtccatcgacagaaaattaatcacttAATCTTtcgagtcttttttttttttttagtcagttGCTGTTCGGCACAATTTGAGTTTAAACAGATGCAGCTGTTTCAGAAGTTGGCAGATGATTAACATGCAGACACATTATTTATACAACATAAAAACCGTCTTACATActataaaaataacatgaaaacattttttttttaactcttattatgttttattctgtaGTTTCTCACCGGGAACCAAAGAAGATAAAACACTATATGTGATCTATTTTTCACCAGACgataaaaaatgtagaaaacttCAGTCCTCGGCTTCTTCTTCAGCTTTTGCTACTTTGTTAGGATGCACCTGTGCTTCTTTCTAGAAACTCTtttcattaaagctgcaataaattaaaaaaaacaacaggtgaGGT
Proteins encoded in this region:
- the rsf1b.1 gene encoding remodeling and spacing factor 1 — protein: MAASAATASSSPGLCPNYAVICSFLERYGALLDLPELTFPQLERYLQDTSSVPKLLVDLHVKLLRKIGKSVSADRWEKYLVKICQEFNTTWAWELEEKGYKEMTMECKTGILKYLCECQFDENVKFKTAISEEDPDKMRLQPIGRDKDGQMYWFQLDQDDNVRVYVEEQDDLDGSSWKCIVRDRNDLAEVVALLKTQIDPELLKKQQQETKPGDEEAKKAEGDVTKTESDEDSKDSDKAVRPVSPKTESNGEVVEKDDLKSEASEAKSSLNGVVEGKTESELNSEKAAVDHSIGTKAQNIKEEPMEVSDTKSSTATSEPAPASEAPCISVKAEKGEEAKKNSAGEIQQAMKNDQQAKIPLKKRGMKFSEDFEKSKNSGSSIIVQNPSVSQNKEAPKTDATPDQRKKAQSVNDHVNGEVQPTSEKSHSSESPKDAAAADKEQTTEAAAGKSVEVRENDSPSTDKDGMKDKKDGASSAEKVTEAVASHRADSDKKDLNMQVDKESATEKREAHESPPKPTAESPPLPKDAREKSSNREEDETTKESKPADAKESSTVDETTALKETDKTLTTDESKKVSLNHEVKSKEVESKDSEKSKGKPGCVDTSESNQTEETKKSEVTEKVTDVKQTEMSDAKETESKVEKSDSAALKEKPGVIKTTETQSADKDPAEKPDDTENSVSPSVIKKTEIIKDGDDTKTPETQEVNQSFTVIKKADKPSISEKSEETSNTKESSESSVIKKVDKSESCKPAEKQDEELKDAEMTPAVDEKTEKAKAASETNTEKTDTTEKTDKPEKTDKPEKTDKPEKTDKPEKTDKPEKTDKPEKTDTTEKTDKPEKKKTGKAEKPDETEKPEDIKKTVNCEDNTIRDVTKVSDSTPRPTKEEAAAVKRDLTKPREDDEIETNAVVQKTTEEASEGKDKSSSPAEKTSVSKKDDKKPERPDTEEEKVTEEQPDKTEAENPSKESKKDADSEKRTNGSEKLPRRDKESSSKEDSATDKLSKTDGTKEKQAHTESETSTKREGTDGESSTKTEKPGPHPDAVKPTDEESKSKSEEEDSATKKEVANGTDVPSDVKEAVAHRKVKAPAHRRKAALQREERQADSESDTNTGGRSLRRSPRISRPTPKVVEIHDRKLEKSQAPPPAEKSEKEKNEEEEDKEEEEQELKTVQKKPREKKADQDGQPKAKGRKRRKMRWSNTRTRRKKKGSEDEDENSDEESSEDEESEEEDDSDEDYKVERSRKRRNRNRERRNSDSSTSSDDDLPPNDDPCKHCGLPNHPELILLCDSCDSGYHTACLRPPLMIIPDGEWFCPPCQHKLLCDKLEEQLLNLDAALKKKERAERRKERLIYVGISVENIITPTVEVVEEKPEIIIKDKKETKRSKSWGRRSTRTKKNISYRFDEFDEAIEEAIEEDIKEAEGGGAGRGKDMANITGHRGKDMSTILQGDEGKENGRPPRPNISQRKKKRRRLNDLDSDSTVDEEESEEEFRLSESSEEEFVVSENETEGETEPDSNDSGKHHKSSWVKRPPTRRRSSRKRRRPRGYSDDEEEEETDDDDEDEIVTEGSSEYSDSDLDMSRRRSRRSQKKQVNYCETSESEGSQAETNRDKMKPRRRQDSSDSEANFSRDSDEESRDRMVKRRADSSKEDSRQRHRRLALKRRRASEEDDSDDDSEDESSEEDRPVRKRVNRIDSDDDEEEEEEEEEEEEEEEEIKEKKAAEKAEEEGSALTKGTNQLDCNAVELPPTNGQNQVKSVEGLSRDAPGLTANLEPPKNISATPAAAIAPNGLVAQDMAAQEDDEDDLLGVTDLVDYVCNNEQL